One region of Oncorhynchus mykiss isolate Arlee chromosome 8, USDA_OmykA_1.1, whole genome shotgun sequence genomic DNA includes:
- the LOC110530674 gene encoding uncharacterized protein LOC110530674 → MVEKGILGCFILCLSLTSVCAVRGTLKSIDDLKDIQFGHTFPRHGLMLLHWLANNIYIDNNGNMRLNFNPTSGDNGFHFYGNRPPSLPILHPESGSYYSLGNMKRNGSRALPYYVTRRFYNSWGPENNRDRVILRVREDGSNQFIADEVYVTQHYQQNENRGSGYDPANTNRVNVSLLRQIQSLPTIDQNDIPRIYNVEINHNSLQELEKIWRHTPGLALLLAIVLYFTRPKTLFIKEQALRLTSLPQSGMEDKDNALIKLGVKTTDRGKARIIWSGIPKRLLDQGVMVMLYKSNNSDSKSVLDRSSVGGKASGSYNTSVPLNPGLQVRLHKEVKSWWNYLGCGSTIGEEIWRGSEFHDANREIPVDINGHDASLQLFVKDGKACARLYVKKSFTAWKKTFNNSWVGFYSSEGTLDYNTWQWAVKFSEESHSDWADIPGYDVYVYKSSMTMSPGVQVRFMMEKSGGEKARTPPWERLVQW, encoded by the coding sequence ATGGTTGAAAAGGGCATCCTGGGTTGTTTCATcttgtgtctgtctctgacctCAGTATGCGCTGTCAGAGGAACCCTTAAATCAATAGATGATCTCAAGGACATACAGTTTGGTCACACCTTTCCTCGACACGGCCTCATGCTGCTCCACTGGCTAGCCAACAACATTTACATTGACAACAACGGCAACATGAGACTCAATTTCAACCCAACCAGTGGAGACAATGGCTTTCATTTCTATGGAAACAGACCACCTTCATTACCTATTCTGCATCCTGAAAGCGGAAGTTACTACTCACTAGGGAATATGAAGAGAAATGGCTCAAGGGCACTTCCTTATTATGTAACTCGAAGATTCTACAACTCATGGGGACCTGAGAACAACAGGGACAGGGTCATACTCAGAGTTAGGGAGGATGGGTCCAATCAGTTCATTGCAGACGAGGTCTATGTCACACAGCACTATCAACAAAATGAAAACAGAGGAAGTGGCTATGATCCAGCCAATACAAACCGTGTCAATGTCAGCCTCCTTAGACAAATCCAAAGTCTACCAACCATTGACCAAAATGACATTCCACGTATATATAATGTAGAGATCAACCACAACAGTCTGCAAGAACTGGAAAAGATCTGGAGACACACACCTGGTCTGGCACTTCTTCTGGCAATTGTATTGTACTTTACACGTCCCAAAACCTTATTTATTAAGGAGCAAGCTCTTCGTTTAACATCTCTTCCCCAGAGTGGCATGGAGGATAAGGATAATGCATTGATTAAGCTTGGTGTGAAAACCACAGATAGAGGAAAAGCCAGGATCATCTGGAGTGGGATCCCCAAGAGGCTATTAGACCAGGGTGTAATGGTGATGCTTTATAAGAGCAATAACAGTGACAGTAAGAGCGTGCTGGACAGATCGTCAGTCGGGGGCAAAGCCTCTGGGAGCTATAACACCTCAGTACCCCTTAACCCTGGTCTCCAGGTCCGGCTCCATAAGGAGGTAAAATCATGGTGGAATTACTTGGGGTGTGGGTCCACTATCGGAGAGGAGATCTGGAGAGGTTCTGAGTTTCACGATGCCAACAGAGAGATTCCTGTTGATATTAACGGACATGACGCCAGTCTGCAGCTATTTGTAAAGGATGGAAAGGCCTGCGCTCGTCTGTATGTAAAGAAATCCTTCACTGCCTGGAAGAAAACTTTTAATAACTCCTGGGTTGGGTTCTACTCTTCTGAAGGCACCCTGGATTATAACACCTGGCAATGGGCTGTAAAGTTCTCTGAGGAAAGCCACTCTGATTGGGCAGATATACCTGGGTATGATGTCTATGTGTACAAGTCTAGTATGACCATGTCTCCTGGGGTCCAGGTCAGATTCATGATGGAGAAATCTGGGGGTGAAAAGGCACGCACTCCACCCTGGGAGAGACTTGTCCAGTGGTGA
- the LOC110530672 gene encoding uncharacterized protein LOC110530672 — MVEKGILGCFILCLSLTSVCAVRGTLSSIKDLKGIEFGHTFPRHGLMLLHWLANNIYIDNNGNMRLNFNPTRGDYGFHFYGNRPPSLPILHPESGSYYSLGNMNSNGSWALPDYVTQRFYNSRGPENNRDRVILRVREDGSNQFIVDEVYVTQHYQQNENRGSAYDPANTYRVNVSLLRQIQRLATIDQNDIPRIYNVEINHNSLQDLENIWGHTPGMALLLAIVLSLTLPKLKGRCARAVETQSVMEDKDNTLIKLEVKTTDRGKARIIWSGIPKRLLDQRVMVVLHRDNNSDSKSELDRSSVGGKASGSYNTSVPLNPGLQVRLHKEVKKWWNYFWFGSTIGEEIWRGSEFHDANREIPVDINGHDASLQLFVKDGKACARLYVKKSFTAWKKTFHNSWVGFYSSLNKSMLNYNTWKWAVSFSKEIRSDLEDVPEHDVYVYYSSMVMSPGVQARFMLQRRSSEVARTLPWERVELSATRPYHREL, encoded by the coding sequence ATGGTTGAAAAGGGCATCCTGGGTTGTTTCATcttgtgtctgtctctgacctCAGTATGCGCTGTCAGAGGAACCCTTAGTTCAATAAAGGACCTCAAGGGAATAGAGTTTGGTCACACCTTTCCTCGACACGGCCTCATGCTGCTCCACTGGCTAGCCAACAACATTTACATTGACAACAACGGCAACATGAGACTCAATTTCAACCCAACCAGGGGAGACTATGGCTTTCATTTCTATGGAAACAGACCACCTTCATTACCTATTCTGCATCCTGAAAGCGGAAGTTACTACTCACTAGGGAATATGAACAGTAATGGCTCATGGGCACTTCCTGATTATGTAACTCAAAGATTCTACAACTCAAGGGGACCTGAGAACAACAGGGACAGGGTCATACTCAGAGTTAGGGAGGATGGGTCCAATCAGTTCATAGTAGACGAGGTCTATGTCACACAGCACTATCAACAAAATGAAAACAGAGGAAGTGCCTATGATCCAGCCAATACATACCGTGTCAATGTCAGCCTCCTTAGACAAATCCAACGTCTCGCAACCATTGACCAAAATGACATTCCACGTATATATAATGTAGAGATCAACCACAACAGTCTGCAAGACCTGGAAAACATTTGGGGACATACACCTGGTATGGCACTTCTTCTGGCTATTGTATTGTCCTTAACACTTCCCAAACTCAAAGGCCGTTGTGCGCGGGCAGTTGAAACCCAAAGTGTCATGGAGGATAAGGATAATACATTGATTAAGCTTGAGGTGAAAACCACAGATAGAGGAAAAGCCAGGATCATCTGGAGTGGGATCCCCAAGAGGCTATTAGACCAGCGTGTAATGGTGGTTCTTCATAGGGACAATAACAGTGACAGTAAGAGCGAGCTGGACAGATCGTCAGTCGGGGGCAAAGCCTCTGGAAGCTATAACACCTCAGTACCCCTTAACCCTGGTCTCCAGGTCCGGCTCCATAAGGAGGTAAAAAAATGGTGGAATTACTTTTGGTTTGGGTCCACTATCGGAGAGGAGATCTGGAGAGGTTCTGAGTTTCACGATGCCAACAGAGAGATTCCTGTTGATATTAATGGACATGACGCCAGTCTGCAGCTCTTCGTAAAGGATGGAAAGGCCTGCGCTCGTCTGTATGTAAAGAAATCCTTCACTGCCTGGAAGAAAACGTTTCATAACTCCTGGGTTGGGTTCTACTCTTCCCTTAACAAATCCATGCTCAACTATAATACCTGGAAATGGGCAGTGTCTTTTTCTAAGGAAATACGATCAGATTTGGAGGATGTACCTGAGCATGATGTCTATGTGTATTACTCCAGTATGGTTATGTCTCCTGGTGTCCAGGCCAGATTCATGCTGCAGAGAAGATCCAGTGAAGTAGCCCGTACTCTGCCCTGGGAGAGAGTTGAGCTCAGCGCGACCAGACCATATCACAGAGAGCTTTAG